In Balearica regulorum gibbericeps isolate bBalReg1 chromosome 26, bBalReg1.pri, whole genome shotgun sequence, one genomic interval encodes:
- the LOC142598258 gene encoding nuclear receptor ROR-beta-like — protein MRAQIEVIPCKICGDKSSGIHYGVITCEGCKGFFRRSQQNNASYSCSRQRNCLIDRTNRNRCQHCRLQKCLALGMSRDAVKFGRMSKKQRDSLYAEVQKHQQSQEQSGGTKDEPEPLSRIYTTSVSSGLSDLDDISTLSDGLLFDFPLTPDGSSTYYNLDLLASAQPSPDQSSLDVADTTLIKQESIYELMLEPALLAHGALEGGQLAADISVLEIDRVAQNVVKSHLETCQYTTEELKRLAWSLYSPEEVRALQSKSCEAMWQQCSLQISNAIQYVVEFAKRIDGFMELCQNDQIILLKAGCLEVLLIRMIRAFNPLNNTVLFEGKFGGVQMFKSLGCDDLIGAVFELGRTLCRLQLSDEELALFTAAVLLSPDRPWLTESKKVQKLQDKIYVALQHEIQKKHSAEDKLSKMVSKLPLMKTICNLHLDKLEFFRLLHPETAMNFPPLYKEVFNSELQYSDPRES, from the exons ATGCGAG CCCAAATCGAAGTGATCCCATGCAAAATCTGCGGAGACAAGTCCTCCGGGATCCACTATGGCGTTATCACCTGCGAAGGCTGCAAG GGTTTTTTTCGGAGGAGCCAGCAGAACAACGCCAGCTACTCCTGCTCCCGGCAGAGGAACTGCCTGATCGACCGCACCAACCGCAACCGCTGCCAGCACTGCCGCCTGCAGAAATGCCTGGCGCTGGGCATGTCCCGCGATG CGGTGAAATTCGGCCGCATGTCGAAGAAGCAGCGGGACAGCCTCTACGCCGAGGTGCAGAAgcaccagcagagccaggagcagagcGGCGGCACCAAGGATGAGCCCGAGCCGCTGAGCCGCATCTACACCACCAGTGTCAGCAGCGGGCTCTCGGACCTGGACGACATCTCCACGCTGTCGGACGGGCTCCTCTTCGACTTCCCCCTCACCCCCGATGGCAGCAGCACCTACTACAACCTCGACCTGCTCGCCTCGGCGCAGCCCTCGCCTGATCAGTCCAGCCTGGATGTGGCCGACACCACGCTCATCAAGCAGGAGTCCATCTACGAGCTGATGCTGGAGCCAGCCCTGTTGGCGCACGGTGCGCTGGAGGGCGGCCAGCTGGCTGCCGACATCTCCGTCCTCGAGATCG ACCGGGTGGCCCAGAACGTGGTGAAGTCACACCTGGAGACGTGCCAGTACACGACGGAGGAGCTCAAGCGCCTGGCGTGGAGCCTCTACTCCCCCGAGGAGGTCCGCGCCCTGCAGAGCAAG agctgcgAGGCCATGTGGCAGCAGTGCTCGCTGCAGATCTCCAACGCCATCCAGTACGTGGTGGAGTTCGCCAAGCGCATCGACGGCTTCATGGAGCTCTGCCAGAACGACCAAATCATCCTCCTGAAAGCCG GTTGCCTCGAGGTGCTCCTAATCCGCATGATCCGCGCGTTCAACCCCTTGAACAACACCGTCCTCTTCGAGGGGAAGTTCGGCGGTGTGCAGATGTTCAAGTCGCTCG GCTGCGATGACCTCATCGGTGCCGTCTTCGAGCTGGGCAGGACCCTGTGCCGCCTGCAGCTGTCGGACGAGGAGCTTGCTCTCTTCACCGCCGCCGTCCTGCTCTCCCCGG ATCGCCCTTGGCTGACGGAGTCCAAGAAGGTGCAGAAGCTCCAGGACAAGATCTACGTGGCTCTGCAGCACGAGATCCAGAAGAAACACTCCGCCGAGGACAAACTCTCGAAG ATGGTTTCCAAGCTGCCCTTGATGAAAACCATTTGCAACCTGCACTTGGACAAGCTGGAGTTTTTCCGTCTCCTGCACCCAGAGACCGCCATGAACTTCCCACCCCTCTACAAGGAGGTCTTCAACTCAGAGCTTCAGTACAGCGACCCACGGGAGAGCTAA